A stretch of Candidatus Eisenbacteria bacterium DNA encodes these proteins:
- a CDS encoding porin family protein, with the protein MKSILGVTSVVLVGMLLCAGTGFAGEIGLKGIEARLGYADIEGDVGGAILFSGGADLGQLTPELGLELQADFWTKSEDFGGGVEWSWMDFGIMCNLRYDFVGGASFLPYTFAGLGFHYWDASWDCPGCSTFFGDLSESGLEFGFDIGAGAEFGKGEGITPVARLGYNVNGGADYLFISGGIKFPMGN; encoded by the coding sequence GTGAAGAGTATACTTGGAGTTACATCGGTCGTGCTGGTTGGGATGCTGCTCTGCGCCGGGACCGGCTTTGCGGGCGAAATCGGCCTTAAGGGCATCGAGGCCAGGCTTGGCTATGCGGATATCGAAGGTGATGTCGGCGGGGCCATCCTCTTCAGCGGCGGCGCCGATCTCGGTCAACTCACACCGGAACTCGGTCTCGAGCTTCAAGCCGATTTCTGGACAAAGAGTGAAGATTTCGGCGGCGGTGTGGAATGGTCCTGGATGGATTTCGGGATTATGTGCAACCTCCGCTACGACTTTGTCGGCGGCGCATCCTTTCTTCCTTATACATTCGCCGGCCTCGGATTCCATTACTGGGATGCCTCTTGGGATTGCCCCGGCTGTAGCACTTTCTTTGGCGACCTCAGTGAGAGCGGCTTGGAGTTCGGCTTTGATATCGGCGCCGGCGCTGAATTCGGCAAGGGTGAGGGCATAACTCCGGTCGCCCGCCTCGGCTACAACGTGAACGGCGGGGCCGATTATCTCTTCATTTCCGGCGGGATTAAATTCCCCATGGGGAACTAG